In the genome of Nitrospirota bacterium, the window TGAAGGAATGGGGGAAAACTGCAAAATAAAATAATAATTAAGGCTCTCTGTAATCCTCCCTTACGGGATACCATGCATCCACTGCCTTTGCTGGTTTGTCAAGAATTTTTGCGCTGTGTTCTTGATTGGAGCGAATTACAACACCATCGCCAACTTTTAAAACCTTTGTCTCTCCATTAACGGTAAATTCTATCGCTCCTTCAATTATATATGTTATCTGCTCATGGGGATGTTTATGTGAAGGAATTACAGCATTCGGCTCAAATTCAAAGAAGGTCATCATGGTCTTATCGCCATAGACAGCTTTTAAAGTAATTCCATTAAGAATTTCCTTTGATGGTAAATGATTATTGCTGAAAAATAAAGAGAGGAGATTTTCCCCTTTGAACTCCTTTAGTTCTCTGTCAATAAAACAGCCGATTATAGTTCTATATATTTGTTCTGCCATTGATGGGTCAAAATCTATCCCTGCAGCCTTCGCCTTTACTTTATTTATAACCTGTTCTACCCTCTTGGGGTCTCGCACTTCTTGTTCGTCTTTTTTTAATTTTCCTGCTTTGCTTACCAGTCCAGCTCTTTTTGATAAAAGCCCTATTATTTCAGTATCAATTTTATCTATTTCCTGTCTGATTTCTCCAAGTTCCATTTTTATTAGTCCTCCTTCATTCCCCATATACTTTAATCTCAGGACAACTACTCAAAA includes:
- a CDS encoding chorismate mutase, with the protein product MELGEIRQEIDKIDTEIIGLLSKRAGLVSKAGKLKKDEQEVRDPKRVEQVINKVKAKAAGIDFDPSMAEQIYRTIIGCFIDRELKEFKGENLLSLFFSNNHLPSKEILNGITLKAVYGDKTMMTFFEFEPNAVIPSHKHPHEQITYIIEGAIEFTVNGETKVLKVGDGVVIRSNQEHSAKILDKPAKAVDAWYPVREDYREP